Genomic DNA from Bacillus sp. SM2101:
ACTAAAGTTTTATAGTCTCTATATAAAGCTATATCATTTGCTGAAGGACTCAGAATATCCACTTGATGAGCGACAGCATACCTATTTTCTTTACCATACGGGGAATCCCCTCCAACGTTTTTCTCCTCGTGATCCCCTTCCATTAATTCCATTTGCGAAAAATCACTTTGAGAGCTTTGCTGCGAGCTACCTTGCACGATACCCATCGCTTGGTCTCCACTTTCACCTTTCCTTACACCTTGTCCGATAAGATCTGTCTTTGTTCCTTGCTCTAGATCAAATTGCAAAAAGCTCTTTGTTGTCGTTTCTGTTTCTCGATGCCATGTCGGGAGTGCATCTTCATGCTTGTCTTCATCATCGTGATTTTTTGTCAACATGTCGTCATTCTTCAATTTATCTTTACGTTTTAAGTCACTGAATGTTTGCCCATTATCAATTTCTAGCAACACCGTTTCTGGCAACAAGAAGTAAATGTTTAACATATCAGCTGTTAATACTTCATCCAAAACTTCTATGATTGTCCAACATATTTTTGTAGTATCTTCAGTATTTGATGCTTCATATATATTTGGCAGCTCTCTTTGAAGAAACGGAATGATTAAATCCACGCTCTGATTAATAGTTGGAATTTCTTCTAACGGTGACTCGGATGTAATGAGTAAATAAATTGCATTAAATAGTGCATCTGTATATACGCTTTTTACAATATTGACTTTAAGTTGATCTTCAAAATACTTTCTATAAACTTCTCTTCTTTTGACAAATGCCTTTTTCGTACCTGGTCTTTGTCGGATACAAATTCCTTCTAAACGTATATCCTCAAGAAGCATAAATAATTGCTTTGCAAAGCTTGTAAGATTTGCAGATTTTATCTTCCTGACAAAAGCTTTATATTCCAGCATATTAGTATGGTTTATATTACCAATACAACGTAAATATACTTCACTCTTTAACCCAGCTATCATTTCTTTACGCTCTCGAAGATCCCAAAAATGACTAACATATGCTTTTTGTTGAATGACATCGTAATATGAACGAAAGCCAAACTCTACCTCGACCTCTTCGTTTTTTGTGAGTGCTTTAGCAAGGTCAGATAACTCCATAAATAAGAAAGAATCAATCTTTTTATCGTTAAATTGTATCGGCTTCATTAATAGTTCCTCATTCAAATAGAGTTTCGACTATATTTTTTACCGCAGACTTTTCTCTTTCATCTTCGAGCTTATCAATAATACCTCGTTGAACAGCCCTTTCAGGAGGTAAGTGAACTGCTAAGTCACATGTATCAATAAGTGCACGTATTGAAGCAGCCTCTTCAGATATGTTCCCTTGTTTCACATGTGTAATTAAATCAGCAGATAGAGTGACAAACGATTTAATTAGCTTTTCATCTGATAACATTGATTGCTCTTTAAGAACATTCTCTAAACTATTACCTTGAATATACGGTACCTCAATAACAATAAACCTATTTTTTAATGCCTCATTTAAAGGAACTGTCCCTACATAGCCTTCATTAATTGCAGCAATGACTCCAAATCCTTCTTCAGCTTGAACTACTTCACTAGTAAATGGATTTGTAATCATCTTTCTATAATCTAAGACACCATTTAAAATAGGTAATGTTTCTGGCTTTGCCATGTTAATTTCATCTATATATAAGAGGTGCCCTTTTTGCATCGCGTTTATTACTGGACCAGGAATAAAATCGATTGTCGGTCTATCATTGACGTCACTAATCGTTTTATATCCAAGTAAAGCTTCGGCATCTAAATCAACCGAACAGTTAACGCTATGCATCGGCTGCTGAAACAAGCTAGATAAGGTGTCAGCTAGTTTCGTTTTACCTGATCCTGTTGGTCCTTTAAGCAACACATTTTTTCCTAAAGATAGTGCAACGATGGCATCAAATAAAATATTTGTATTGTCGCTCGTATAACCACCTTTTCCAATTAGGAAACTGTCCTCTTGTTGATACTTATTATTGGTTCTACTTTTCAGTATATTACTTATTTGACTAGGCAATTGTATCGTATTTATGTTAGCTTTCATGCTGTAGTTACAAACCCTTCTATTATTTTTATGGCTCTTTTCGATAACTTTGTTGCTAATGGAATGAAAAATAGCAAGGTAAAGTTTATAGAGGAAGAGATTCTTCGAAATTCTATTTGTGCGTTAAATTGAAAAGTATATGCTCATTCAGCCTACTTTTAAAAAAATATTACTTAATGTATTGTATAAAGAATAATAGTAAGTTGGCAAGATGTGTGCTCATTGATAAATAATTATCTGCAAGTATATAAGGAAGATACTGAGGAATCTACGTTATATTGACGAATTTACTTATTTAACTACAATTATTATACATTATTGTTACTTATATTTGTGTTAGGTAAAAGTGCTTTGCATGCATGATGTTAGTACTAGATACTATTTTATTAATATTACTTATTGGCTTAACCATATTTCATTATAATAAAACAAAAAAACTGATCCAAATCTCTGATACATTAGTATATCCTACGCCAAAAGACCTGCAACAACACGGCATGTTAGTCGACGGCATGATCATTACAAATCACTCCTTTGCATCCAAACAATAGAAAATAATCAAATGAACTACTTTTAGCATGACACTAATACTAACTACTGTTTTGGTTTTGGGTTATATAAAGAATAAAAGTATGATTGAGACTTTCCCGAACCTCTTTTTATTAACTATTCTCGTTACTTGGACGGGTGACAGAAGTATATTTGCAGTATTGCAAGAAGGAATGCTAGTAAAAGGCAAAGTGTATAAATGGGAGCAATTTAACTGCTTCAATGTTCCAAGAATGAGTAGGTGGCATGAATACGCTGGAATCCATGACAGGAAAGCTTCACATCATCCATCCTTCCAAAAAAATAAGAACAGTCAGTATAGTAATTGACAATGTTAATTTTTGTTTACTAAATGCTGATTTGAAGGAAACAGATGATACTAATTCATGTAAATCTCAGTGGTTGCAAAGGTTAACTACGTTATTAATAATATATAATAAAAATCAAACAATCATTTTTTCCTTATACTAATTAAAGCTAGCCTTTGGGATAGGCTAGCTTAATTTTTTCTTATTGCTGTTTTCGCATTGGTCTTTTTCTCGAATTAAGAAATAAACACATTCGCAACTAGAGTTGGGGAGATCTATTTGACATCTATTCTTCTGTAATCAATGATATATATAACTAATTTGTTAACAAGAACAAAATTTTAGAAAGGCCCTCCTAGATAAAACATTCAATGACTATAAAGGTAAATTTCGACGTTTAAAAACGAATACTGCTAAAATAAACATGATTACGCCAATACTCAATAGAATAAGAGATGAAGAGAATACATCTCCTTCACCAATAGCAATCTGACTCGGTTCATACAGCGAGAACAAAGTGATATTTCTCAACCAGTCTAAGTCAGTGCTTATTTTCCCTGCCATATCTAACCCATAAAAGAGAAAAGTCAATCCACCGGCAAGACCAAATGCTAGTTTCTCATCGTTCAGCAGGGCAGAAATAAGGAAAGAGTAGCCTCCAACGGCGAAAAACAATAATAATCCAACTATATTGATCTTAAAAAATACGTTGGTTCCAATTGCATATTGGTCATCAATAAGCCATTCTCCTCCAATAACACCACCGATGAATGTTAAAAAAACAATGATTATTAATCCACTAACTAATACTGCTATTTGTGTAATTACGACTGAACTACGTGTGACTTTGGTTGAAAGTAAATACGCCATTGAGCCTCTGTCAACTAGTTTTGCAATTAGTTGCACAGCTGTCATCACACTAAATACTCCTAAAATAATAGGAAAAAACAAACCAAAATACTCTACAGAAATAAATTCGCTATAAGTCCCGAAAGACTCAAGTCCAAATGCTTGTTTTAGAGCATCTGGATATATTTCTAACATATCATTTATTTGCTCAGCGTTGTCAGCAATAAATGGATATAAGGAAGTCATTAGAATAACATAGAGAGCTGACCCTACTCCGAAGCTTAAAAACCCCTTAACATTCGATTTGATCATTTGTTTATATAGTGGTGCATTCACTTTATCCCCTCCTTTGAATCATAGTAATTCATAAAAATTTCCTCAAGGCTTTGGTTGCTTACACTCATATTGGTAATATCGTAATTACCTAATTCTTTAATTAAATCATTATAATTCCCTTGAATGACAACCCGAGCTACTCCATTTTTTATTACTTCTACCGTAAGCCCGGAAGCTGTTAATCTTTCAATATCATTTTCATTTGCAAAAGTAATTTCAAAGATTTTTCTTTGCATAGATTGGAGTTGATGTATATCTTTTACTGTAATGATTCGACCATCCTTAATGATTGCTGCTCGATCACAAGTCCTTTCGATTTCTGCAAAGCTATGTGAAGACATTAAAAACGTTTTTCCCTTTGCCTTTTCTTCTAGCACAATATCAATAAATATTTTTTGCATTAAAGGGTCTAAACCTGATGTCGGTTCATCTAGAATTAAGATTTCTGGATCATGCATAAATGTGACAACAATACCTATCTTTTGTTTCATTCCTTTTGACATTTTTCTAATAGGTGTTTTAGGATCAAATTGTAGTCGCTCAATTAACTCATCACGCTTTCTAAAGTCTTTAATTTCTTGCATGCCCGCCATCATATTAATAAATTCCATCCCACTCATACCTTCTAAAAATGAAATTTCTCCAGGTAAATAACCTACGTAGCTACGTGCCTTGCCTTGATCTTCCCAGCAATTTACGCCATTTATTGAGGAAAAGCCTCGTTGTGGTTTCATAAACCCCATTAAATGCCGTATAGTAGTAGATTTACCAGCACCATTCGGGCCTAAGAAACCGAAAACCTCTCCTTTATGGACTTCAAATGATACATCAAATATCCCTTTGTCATTGGAAAATTGTTGAGTCAGGCCGTTGACTTGAATCACTTTGCACTCCTCCTTAAAATTTATGAAATATATGATATATTTCATTACATTAATTTTAAATTTTTAAAATGTTAAAGTCAATGGTATAATGAAATATATTAATTGAAATATTTCATAATATTACGTGAGATAAAAAGGTGATAGTTTAATGAATGGGTTTGAAAAACGAGCACAACGAATCAAAGACAGTATTAAGAATGCCACTTTGGAATTATTGAGTAGTATGGAGCCAAGAGCTATTCGGATTACTGATATAGCTAATAAAGCCGACGTATCACAAGTCTCAATTTATAATCATTTTGGCAGTAAAGAGGAGCTAATCAGAGAGGCGCTAAAATCGTTCTACTTTCAACATCTAGAGGAATACGAAAAACTAATTTCAGAAGGATCGAAGTCATTTAAGGAAACAATAAGTTTCATTCTATTTCAAAAAAGAGGGACCATACAAAAATTCTCTGCAAAAAAATTAAATGAATTATTGCTGCAAGACCCTGAAATGAATAAGTTTGTAAAAGAAATTTATTCAACTAAAGTATTTCCCCTTTTCATAGAAATGATTGAAAAGGCGAAAAGAAACGGTGAAATTGATAATGATATTGCACCATCTTTAGTAATTTTTTATTTGAACATGTTTAGTGAAAAGAGTGAGGAAATGCTCCAGTTGTCAATTTCATATTCAAGTGAAGAGCAATTTATCGAAGATCTTACTAATTTATTTTTCTATGGCATAGCAGGAAGACGATGATCATTGACCACCTTATTCAAGGTGGTCAATACTTTAGTCATTTCGTTTTTGCCGGCTGTGTAGTATTTTGATGTTGTTTGTTGTTTACTTTGTTATTAGGGTTGTTAGGTGCAAGCTCCTCTGCAAATTCGAAATTTGGCAATGGTGACTTAACATTTGCATTATTAGTCATTCTTTCAGCCATGCGTTTCATCTCATCACCTAGCTGTGTCATCGTCTTGTTATTTCTCATCCTTACCATTCCGAGTAAAGCAGGAACGGATAATGCTACTACCGATGCACTCATTGCAACCCAATTATTCCTTCTTCGCTTTCTAAAGCGATTCACCAGTCGTCCAGACCTTTTACCTACGTTAAACATCGTTGACATCCAACGCATATTGTTCATAACAGTTATCCCCCTTCTCTTCAAAAGTAACTTTTTCCGGATTTGTTCTAACCAACAGCATTAACGAAAAAAGCCTTATTAATTTGAAGAAGAGCATGTACACTCATCGTACACATATATTATTTTTTCTTATTGTATGACACAATATTTGTGTTAACATTTTACACAAAGATTTGAATCGTCAGAGGAACAACTAACTTAAATTGTTTCAACACAGGATGATGCTTAATATGTATATATAGCGATATTTTTTCTACTTGAATAGAGTCACATCTTCTCACCATTTTATTCGTAAACTATCGTAATAACGTTTACGAATAGAGCCACCCGATGCCATTTCCGTTATTAGTAAAAATATTCACTA
This window encodes:
- a CDS encoding TetR/AcrR family transcriptional regulator; amino-acid sequence: MNGFEKRAQRIKDSIKNATLELLSSMEPRAIRITDIANKADVSQVSIYNHFGSKEELIREALKSFYFQHLEEYEKLISEGSKSFKETISFILFQKRGTIQKFSAKKLNELLLQDPEMNKFVKEIYSTKVFPLFIEMIEKAKRNGEIDNDIAPSLVIFYLNMFSEKSEEMLQLSISYSSEEQFIEDLTNLFFYGIAGRR
- a CDS encoding ABC transporter ATP-binding protein; this translates as MIQVNGLTQQFSNDKGIFDVSFEVHKGEVFGFLGPNGAGKSTTIRHLMGFMKPQRGFSSINGVNCWEDQGKARSYVGYLPGEISFLEGMSGMEFINMMAGMQEIKDFRKRDELIERLQFDPKTPIRKMSKGMKQKIGIVVTFMHDPEILILDEPTSGLDPLMQKIFIDIVLEEKAKGKTFLMSSHSFAEIERTCDRAAIIKDGRIITVKDIHQLQSMQRKIFEITFANENDIERLTASGLTVEVIKNGVARVVIQGNYNDLIKELGNYDITNMSVSNQSLEEIFMNYYDSKEGIK
- a CDS encoding MoxR family ATPase, which encodes MKANINTIQLPSQISNILKSRTNNKYQQEDSFLIGKGGYTSDNTNILFDAIVALSLGKNVLLKGPTGSGKTKLADTLSSLFQQPMHSVNCSVDLDAEALLGYKTISDVNDRPTIDFIPGPVINAMQKGHLLYIDEINMAKPETLPILNGVLDYRKMITNPFTSEVVQAEEGFGVIAAINEGYVGTVPLNEALKNRFIVIEVPYIQGNSLENVLKEQSMLSDEKLIKSFVTLSADLITHVKQGNISEEAASIRALIDTCDLAVHLPPERAVQRGIIDKLEDEREKSAVKNIVETLFE
- a CDS encoding ABC transporter permease subunit, which translates into the protein MNAPLYKQMIKSNVKGFLSFGVGSALYVILMTSLYPFIADNAEQINDMLEIYPDALKQAFGLESFGTYSEFISVEYFGLFFPIILGVFSVMTAVQLIAKLVDRGSMAYLLSTKVTRSSVVITQIAVLVSGLIIIVFLTFIGGVIGGEWLIDDQYAIGTNVFFKINIVGLLLFFAVGGYSFLISALLNDEKLAFGLAGGLTFLFYGLDMAGKISTDLDWLRNITLFSLYEPSQIAIGEGDVFSSSLILLSIGVIMFILAVFVFKRRNLPL